In a single window of the Bacillus rossius redtenbacheri isolate Brsri chromosome 8, Brsri_v3, whole genome shotgun sequence genome:
- the LOC134535061 gene encoding serine/threonine-protein kinase Nek8-like encodes MERYVQIRVVGRGSFGAVHLCTRQADCKPVIVKSIPVEQISAKDLVAARNEVRVLSMLTHPCIVRYLDSFHEDSVFSIVMEFASGGTLQEFIARRDGRLLPQKSVLHLFCQAVLAVQHVHSHRILHRDLKTANIFLTGGPACVVKVGDFGISKVLSSRSSASTVVGTPCYMSPELCQGQHYNAKSDIWALGCVLYEMLTLRKAFQAPTLAALVMKIMQGSYMPVDGGQYDSCLLQLLSSMLSYNPAHRPAADQIMAHVAVVPTLYSLYVDLGAIITTVGD; translated from the exons ATGGAAAGATACGTGCAAATACGAGTAGTTGGAAGAGGATCTTTCGG AGCAGTTCACCTGTGCACTCGACAGGCGGACTGCAAGCCCGTCATCGTTAAGTCCATCCCAGTGGAGCAGATATCCGCGAAGGATCTGGTG GCCGCCAGGAACGAGGTGCGGGTGCTGTCGATGCTGACCCACCCCTGCATAGTCCGGTACCTCGACAGCTTCCACGAGGACAGCGTGTTCAGCATCGTGATGGAGTTCGCCAGCGGCGGGACGCTCCAGGAGTTCATCGCCCGGAGGGACGGGCGCTTGTTGCCCCAGAAG TCCGTGCTGCACCTGTTCTGCCAGGCGGTCCTGGCCGTTCAGCACGTCCACTCCCACAGGATCCTGCACCGCGACCTCAAGACGGCCAACATCTTCCTGACGGGCGGCCCCGCCTGCGTCGTCAAGGTCGGCGACTTCGGCATCTCCAAGGTCCTGTCCAG CCGCAGCAGCGCAAGCACCGTGGTGGGGACGCCGTGCTACATGTCGCCCGAGCTGTGCCAGGGCCAACACTACAACGCAAAGAGCGACATCTGGGCGCTGGGCTGCGTCCTCTATGAGATGCTGACGCTGCGCAAGGCCTTCCAGGCGCCC ACACTCGCGGCACTGGTGATGAAGATAATGCAGGGATCGTACATGCCGGTGGACGGGGGCCAGTACGACAGTTGCCTGCTGCAGCTGCTGAGCAGCATGCTGAGCTACAACCCAGCGCATCGTCCAGCCGCCGACCAGATAATGGCACACGTTGCAGTCGTACCCACCCTCTACTCTCTCTACGTCGACTTGGGAGCCATCATCACCACTGTCGGTGACTAG